The genomic DNA CAGTCAAATTATCATAACAACTAACAAAATCGCCAATCGGGGGCTGACTAGTGGTTGGCAAGATTGGACTGACCGCCATTTGTTGATCAAATTCAGCCGCACTAACTGCCGTATCTGCAATTAAGTCACCACCGAACCCCACGAGTAACGGAACAACTTGAATATTATACTGTGTCATTTCGGCCGCCGTTAATTGGACCGAAGAATCGGTGACGATTTTAATTGTCATATTTAGAAAACACCTTTCAATCAATTTGTGCCCAATTATAGCACCTAATAATTTTGAAGCTGCCCAAAGCACTGATACACCGGTGTTTTTTGATTAACTAACGTTTCTGAATACCGTCAATTCATTATAAACTTTGTAAAAATCATCATAATTACACAACTAATATCGCTACTTTTTCGTCAGGAAATCACGCTTTTAAACTTTTCCCGTCATAATTTCTTCATGCGTCGCCGTTATACTATGTTTATAGTCATTAAGGAAATCCCAATCCCTAACGACCCCCTAACTTTAATGATTACTTCCCCAAGTAATGATGTGTGTGTACTTAATTACATTTTACCGATTTACTTCCCTTTTCCTCCGTATTTCCCCGATACGGAGGTTTTTTATTGAGTATTAAATTGCTAAGACGTTTGCAAAGTATTGTCACTGACCGGTTCCTTTCGTTATGCCCATCTTTTTCTACTTATGTCTATCTTAGGGCGCAGCTAATCACCTGACGTGCTTTCACCCAATCCTACCATCATAAAAAACACCCCTCATTCAGAACCGAGTAGATTCCTCATTCGGAGTGCGCTGAGTGCTTTAATTTTATTTCATCTTCTCAAGATCCTCCGGTGCAATAAAAAAGCTGACTTGGCCCGTCTCTAAATCAACATGGGCCTTAACTTCGACCCCTTTCGGGAAAATCCAGCCTTTTCCAGTATCTAACTTTAACGGCATTTCCCCATACGTTTTGGTCCGATACGTCTTTTCCATCAGAAAACTCCTTCACACTTTGCCAATTACAATTAACTGGGTTAATTATATAATCAGCGGATATTTTCCGATAGTAAAGACACTTTTCAATGATTTTCTTCAGTAGGAATGTCCCACCAAATTTGGTAAAATCGGATTAATATCAAATTATATTAGGAGGTCTTGCCCTTGTTTTATTCGTTTTTTGATCCAACTTATCTGTTAGTCATCATCGGTCTGATTATCTCAATGGCTGCTTCTGGCTATGTTAACCGGACTTTCCGGCATTACGATGCCTATCGTAGTCAATCTGGAACAACTGGAACTGATGCCGCCCGTTTCATCTTGAGTCAATCGGGCATTAATAACGTTGGTGTGCAAAAAATCAGCGGTGATCTGACTGATAACTATAACGGTCAGACTAAGATTCTAAGCTTATCAGAAGCGACCGCTGACTCGACCTCCGTTGCCGCCATTGGTGTGGCCGCCCATGAATGTGGCCACGCCGTCCAAGACCACGTTAATTATTGGCCCATGCGTTTACGGACGGCCTTAGTTCCTGCTGCTAATCTCGGCTCGACCTTGTCATTGCCCTTAATTATTGTCGGGGTATTACTCAGTTATAACCAAACATTGATTCACATTGGAATTCTACTATTCTCTCTAGCATTGCTCTTCCAACTCGTGACGCTCCCAGTTGAATTCAACGCATCACGACGCGCTTTGCAGATTTTATCCGATGGGCAAGTCTTAACCCGTGACGAAGTACCAATGGTCCGTAAAGTCCTCGTTGCAGCTGCGCTAACTTATGTTGCAGCCGCATTATCAACATTCTTACAATTGCTTCGACTAATCATTTTATTCGGCGGTAACCGTGACGATAATTAGTGGACCACCATCAAAAACCGCGTGCTGACGCCGTAAAGTCAACCCGTGGTTTTTTTACGTTAAACACTGTTGAATCGCCTATTTGGGAACAATCAGACCAAATTCATAAAATTCTTCATACCTCTTAATAAAGCCTTTCCCTTTTTTTCACGACATTACACATGTTCAGTCACAGATTCTTCACACAACCTCGGTATGATTACATCATAGCAATTGAGGTTAACTCAATCAGCTATAACACAACCTAAAATTTTTCATTTACTCCTCCAAAGTAATGAAATTCATAGTAACATGTGATTCCCCGTCACATGTTTACCCTACTCCTTTTTCCACCGTATTCCCCGATGCGGTGGTTTTTTATTGCGTTTCGCCCCCTAATCACCACGATTAAATCAATTTTGAGCCATAACTTTCGATACTTCTAATGCTAGCAATTAGCTTCTCATAATCATAATTGTTGTACTTTTAACCATCATCATCCAGAATAAAACTAATAACTGACTATGTTATGTAATTATCATTTGTTCAAAAGGGGGAGTTACTGATGAAAACAGTCTCTGTTATTGGCGCCGGCATTGGGGGCTTAGCCGCGGCCGTGCGTCTTCAAAAGTTAGGTTATGACGTAACAATTTATGAACAAGGCGCTCAACCCGGTGGGAAAATGAATCAAATTATCAGTCAAGGATTTACATTCGACGTTGGGCCAACCATTGTCATGATGAAAGATATTTACGAAGAAATTTTTCGATTTTGTGGGGTGGATCCACATGCTTACCTTCCATTTGAAGAAGTCGAACCATTAATGCACCTTGTCTTCGGAGATCAATCCAGTCTGAACCTATCTCGTGACTTACCGACATTGATTGCCGAAATCACACGAGTAGCTCCCGACGATGTCGATGGTATGTTAGGCTTCCTAGCAGATATTTATCATCGCTATGCAATTGCTAAACCCAACTTTTTAGAGCGTTCCTTTCGTAGTTGGCGCGATTTTTATAATCTGCCATCTCTATACGCTGGTTTGCAATTGCGGACATTTAATAACGCTTATCAAAACATCTCCAAGTTCATAAAAAATGAAAATTTGCGAAATTCATTAGCATTTCAAACATTATATATTGGCATTTCACCCTACCAAGGACCGTCGCTATACAATATTATTCCGATGATCGAATTATTTTATGGTGTGCATTTTTTGAAGGGTGGTATGTATACCGTCGTTAAAAGTCTGGTCAAGTTATTTAAAGAACAAGGGGGAACTTTAAAACTAGCCACACCAGTTAAAGAAATTATCATCAAAGATCAAGTCACCATCGGAATTCGGTTAGCTCATCAAACCATTTTAAGTGACTACGTTGTGTGCGATGCTGATTTTCCAACGGCCATGACCACGTTAATTCCTAATGAACAAGCTCGTGGCAAGTACACAGATAAAAAAATTAACCAAATGACTTATTCTTGTTCCTGTTTCGTTCTATACCTTGGACTGAACAAAAAGTATCCAACTGAAGCGCTACACACCATTCACTTTGCTAAAGATTTTAATCAGAACGTGGCCGCCTTATTTGAACAAGGCACTTTACCAGCCGACCCTTCTTATTATGTCTACCTACCGTCAAAGATGGATCCCAAACTAGCACCGGTGAATTGCGAGTCCCTATATATTCTTGTGCCCGTCCCAGAACTCTCAAAATTTAACGATTGGTCCCC from Lactiplantibacillus paraplantarum includes the following:
- a CDS encoding phytoene desaturase family protein, with the protein product MKTVSVIGAGIGGLAAAVRLQKLGYDVTIYEQGAQPGGKMNQIISQGFTFDVGPTIVMMKDIYEEIFRFCGVDPHAYLPFEEVEPLMHLVFGDQSSLNLSRDLPTLIAEITRVAPDDVDGMLGFLADIYHRYAIAKPNFLERSFRSWRDFYNLPSLYAGLQLRTFNNAYQNISKFIKNENLRNSLAFQTLYIGISPYQGPSLYNIIPMIELFYGVHFLKGGMYTVVKSLVKLFKEQGGTLKLATPVKEIIIKDQVTIGIRLAHQTILSDYVVCDADFPTAMTTLIPNEQARGKYTDKKINQMTYSCSCFVLYLGLNKKYPTEALHTIHFAKDFNQNVAALFEQGTLPADPSYYVYLPSKMDPKLAPVNCESLYILVPVPELSKFNDWSPTTIQHYRQLIIDKLKQTAPFSDLEQHIVLEKQFTPVDFKEQFGAYNGATFGLRPTLKQSNYYRPHNKFDYADHLYFCGSSTHPGAGVPIVMQSAKLAVEELIKDDPDQP
- a CDS encoding zinc metallopeptidase — protein: MFYSFFDPTYLLVIIGLIISMAASGYVNRTFRHYDAYRSQSGTTGTDAARFILSQSGINNVGVQKISGDLTDNYNGQTKILSLSEATADSTSVAAIGVAAHECGHAVQDHVNYWPMRLRTALVPAANLGSTLSLPLIIVGVLLSYNQTLIHIGILLFSLALLFQLVTLPVEFNASRRALQILSDGQVLTRDEVPMVRKVLVAAALTYVAAALSTFLQLLRLIILFGGNRDDN